In a single window of the Delftia tsuruhatensis genome:
- a CDS encoding Bug family tripartite tricarboxylate transporter substrate binding protein, which yields MNPNRRQGLSMAAAAALAACCGGALAQDYPSRPVTLVVAYPPGGDTDAMARLLAEKLSMRLKQPVVVDNRPGAGGTVGNNLVARAVPDGYTLLFTPNPFTIAPMVMQLPAAATYDPLKGFTPVILTASQAVLLVAHPSTGFKSVADMVAAARAGKNLSYASPGAGSPMHIGAEWLNRAAGVKIQHVPYRGVAPAVNDVAAGHVGLAYVTLGPVAQYLQAGKLRALAVTDPKRSPLLPEVPALAELGYKDIAAGAWNGVFAPRGTPAAVVQALNTHLNEILKMPEVVSRMATFGAVPVGGASQVLAEVNAADHERLGRVIRELGITAQ from the coding sequence ATGAACCCCAATCGTCGGCAAGGCCTGAGCATGGCCGCCGCAGCCGCCCTTGCCGCCTGTTGTGGCGGCGCACTCGCCCAGGACTATCCTTCCCGCCCCGTCACCCTGGTGGTCGCCTATCCGCCGGGGGGCGACACCGACGCCATGGCGCGCCTGCTGGCCGAAAAGCTCTCCATGCGGCTGAAGCAGCCCGTGGTGGTCGACAACCGGCCAGGCGCCGGTGGCACGGTGGGCAACAACCTGGTCGCCCGTGCCGTGCCCGACGGCTACACGCTGCTGTTCACGCCCAATCCTTTCACCATCGCGCCGATGGTGATGCAACTGCCCGCGGCGGCCACCTACGATCCCCTGAAGGGTTTCACGCCCGTGATCCTGACGGCCAGCCAGGCCGTGCTGCTGGTGGCCCATCCGTCCACGGGCTTCAAGAGCGTGGCCGACATGGTGGCTGCGGCCCGGGCCGGAAAGAACCTGAGCTATGCCAGTCCTGGCGCCGGCTCGCCCATGCACATCGGCGCCGAGTGGCTGAACCGCGCCGCCGGGGTGAAGATCCAGCATGTGCCTTATCGCGGCGTGGCGCCGGCCGTGAACGACGTGGCGGCCGGCCATGTGGGCCTGGCCTATGTGACGCTGGGGCCGGTGGCCCAGTACCTCCAGGCGGGCAAGCTGCGCGCCCTGGCCGTGACCGACCCGAAGCGCTCGCCGCTGCTGCCGGAGGTTCCAGCCCTGGCTGAACTGGGCTACAAGGACATCGCCGCAGGCGCCTGGAATGGCGTCTTCGCGCCCAGGGGCACACCGGCTGCCGTGGTACAGGCGCTGAACACCCATCTCAACGAGATCCTGAAGATGCCCGAGGTCGTGTCCAGGATGGCCACCTTCGGCGCCGTGCCCGTCGGCGGGGCGTCGCAGGTGCTGGCCGAGGTCAATGCGGCCGACCATGAACGCCTGGGCCGCGTGATCCGCGAACTCGGCATCACGGCGCAATGA
- a CDS encoding xanthine dehydrogenase family protein molybdopterin-binding subunit, with translation MNSLHSTLGRETAQVTSLSKVLGRARYAGDLKLPGMLHAKVLRSPYPHARIVRIDTRAALALPGVKAVLTGADAPRTPWGVSHKERRILADGLVRFAGEEVAAVAAATEEIARDALDLIEVEYEELPAILSPEEALDEEAPGVHPGRGNVAHEIRFERGDPDAGFAASALVHEATYTTHAQYPGYLEPMATLASIDAEGRLLVQTSTQSVFLARARLAAALERPVSSIRVVQATTGGGFGGKIIEDDNQLLAGLLALRTGRPVRLVNTRLEDFLACCSSVPERITLKLGMAADGRILAKQVRILAECGAYAGLSAEVMHVSAMRSDNMHRLANVRSHATLVYSHTPPHGAFRGFGGTQMLFALNSHIDAMAGQLGLDPAEVHRRNAVEAGDVTVHGWKIGSAGLKECIDQATEAIGWSARRARPRDACGVRRRGLGMAAAMHVSGNRTMGNWDGSTVGLRIHEDGQVLVLSGECDMGQGAMTMLGQIVAHELTLPLSRVRVAPPDTDSVPFAIGSLASRVTMAAGNAAIGAARAARDKLLALGAQLLEAGLDDLELADGQVRVRGTDRALGMAELARQHIWRHGGEGIQVSHTWDAQTRMHDDQLYGNIAPAYSFAAQAVEVEVDTETGQVTVLDSYVADDCGKALNPVAIHGQTNGATVQAMGWALYEQLHLEGGRLANGNFADYTMPTADAVPLLRGGFVESNDPNGPYGAKGASETAILPGAPAIANAVHDAIGVRIRDLPITPEKILAALRARAEEQDHA, from the coding sequence ATGAACTCCCTGCATTCCACCCTGGGCCGCGAGACGGCCCAGGTCACGTCCCTGTCCAAGGTGCTGGGCCGTGCCCGGTACGCAGGCGATCTCAAGCTGCCCGGCATGCTGCATGCCAAGGTACTGCGCAGCCCCTATCCGCATGCGCGTATCGTGCGCATCGACACAAGGGCCGCGCTGGCCTTGCCGGGCGTGAAGGCCGTGCTGACCGGAGCCGACGCGCCCCGTACCCCCTGGGGCGTGAGCCACAAGGAGCGGCGCATCCTGGCCGATGGCCTAGTGCGCTTCGCGGGCGAGGAGGTCGCTGCCGTGGCCGCCGCCACCGAGGAGATCGCGCGGGACGCGCTGGACCTGATCGAGGTCGAGTACGAGGAACTGCCGGCCATTCTCTCGCCCGAGGAGGCCCTCGACGAAGAGGCTCCCGGCGTGCATCCGGGCCGGGGCAATGTCGCGCACGAGATCCGCTTCGAGCGCGGCGATCCCGATGCCGGCTTCGCGGCCAGCGCCCTCGTGCACGAAGCCACCTACACCACCCACGCCCAGTACCCGGGGTACCTGGAGCCCATGGCCACGCTGGCGTCCATCGACGCCGAGGGCCGGCTGCTGGTGCAGACCTCCACGCAGTCGGTGTTCCTGGCGCGGGCCCGGCTGGCGGCCGCGCTGGAGCGGCCCGTCTCCAGCATCCGCGTGGTGCAGGCCACCACGGGCGGCGGTTTCGGCGGCAAGATCATCGAGGACGACAACCAGTTGCTCGCCGGCCTGCTGGCCCTGCGCACGGGCCGGCCGGTGCGCCTGGTGAACACGCGGCTGGAGGACTTCCTGGCCTGCTGCTCCAGCGTGCCCGAGCGCATCACGCTCAAGCTGGGCATGGCCGCCGATGGCCGCATCCTGGCCAAGCAGGTGCGCATCCTTGCCGAGTGCGGCGCCTATGCGGGCCTGTCGGCCGAGGTCATGCACGTCAGCGCCATGCGCAGCGACAACATGCACCGTCTGGCCAACGTGCGCTCGCACGCCACCCTGGTCTACAGCCACACCCCGCCGCACGGGGCGTTCCGGGGCTTCGGCGGCACGCAGATGCTGTTCGCACTCAACAGCCACATCGATGCCATGGCCGGGCAACTGGGCCTGGACCCGGCCGAGGTGCACAGGCGCAATGCGGTCGAGGCCGGGGACGTGACCGTGCACGGCTGGAAGATCGGCAGCGCCGGCCTCAAGGAATGCATAGACCAGGCCACCGAGGCCATCGGCTGGAGCGCCCGGCGAGCCCGGCCCCGTGATGCTTGCGGCGTCCGGCGCCGGGGCCTGGGCATGGCCGCTGCCATGCATGTCAGCGGCAACCGCACCATGGGTAACTGGGATGGCTCCACCGTGGGCCTGCGCATCCACGAGGATGGCCAGGTGCTGGTGCTCAGCGGCGAGTGCGACATGGGGCAGGGCGCCATGACCATGCTCGGCCAGATCGTGGCCCATGAGTTGACGCTGCCCCTGTCCCGCGTGCGCGTGGCGCCGCCCGACACCGACAGCGTTCCCTTTGCCATCGGCTCGCTGGCTTCGCGCGTGACCATGGCGGCGGGCAATGCCGCCATCGGCGCCGCGCGGGCCGCGCGCGACAAGCTGCTGGCCCTGGGCGCCCAGTTGCTGGAGGCCGGATTGGACGATCTGGAACTGGCCGATGGCCAGGTGCGCGTTCGCGGCACGGACCGCGCCCTGGGCATGGCCGAACTGGCGCGCCAGCACATCTGGCGACATGGCGGCGAAGGCATACAGGTCAGCCATACCTGGGATGCCCAGACCCGAATGCACGACGACCAGCTGTACGGCAACATCGCCCCGGCATACTCCTTCGCGGCCCAGGCCGTGGAGGTCGAGGTCGATACCGAGACCGGCCAGGTGACGGTGCTCGACAGCTATGTGGCCGACGACTGCGGCAAGGCTCTCAACCCCGTCGCCATCCATGGCCAGACGAACGGAGCCACGGTGCAGGCCATGGGCTGGGCGCTGTACGAGCAACTGCACCTGGAAGGCGGGCGCCTGGCCAACGGCAATTTCGCCGACTACACCATGCCCACGGCCGATGCCGTGCCGCTGCTGCGCGGCGGCTTCGTCGAATCCAACGACCCCAACGGTCCCTATGGCGCCAAGGGGGCCAGCGAGACGGCCATCCTGCCCGGGGCACCGGCCATTGCCAACGCCGTCCACGACGCCATCGGCGTGCGCATCCGCGACCTGCCGATCACGCCTGAAAAAATCCTGGCCGCGCTGCGCGCACGGGCCGAGGAGCAAGACCATGCATGA